Genomic DNA from Enterococcus saccharolyticus subsp. saccharolyticus:
ATGCCCTGCGAAATGGAAAGAAGGAGCAGAAACGCTAAAACCTAGTCTAGATTTAGTAGGTAAAATTTAAGGAGGATATTATGGCATTAGATAATGAAATCAAAGGTCAACTTGCACAATATTTAGAATTATTAGAGTCTGATATTGTTTTTAAAGCAAGTTTAGGCGATGATGAAAATTCAGAGAAAGTCAAAGAGTTTTTAGAAGAAATCGCTGAAATGTCTCCAAAATTATCAATTGAAGCAGTGACTCTTTCACGCACACCTAGTTTTGCTTTAGCACAACCTGGACAAGAAAGCCGTGTAGCGTTTGCTGGTCTACCATTAGGTCATGAGTTTACCTCATTCATTTTAGCGTTATTGCAAGTTGCGGGGCGTGCACCAAAAATTGATGCAGCCATTGCTAAACGTATTCAAGCAATTGATAAAAAATTGCATTTTGAAACATACGTTAGTTTAACTTGTCATAACTGTCCGGATGTTGTGCAATCATTGAATATTATGTCAGTGTTAAATCCAAACATTTCACATACAATGATTGAAGGCGGAATGTTCCAAGATGAAGTTGAAGCGAAGAAAATTATGGCAGTTCCGACTGTTCTTTTAGACGATGTGGAATTTGCAAGCGGTCGTATGACGATTGAACAATTAGTAGAATTAGCTGCTGGTCCAACTAGTGCAGATGAATTTACAGACAAAGACGTCTTTGATGTTTTAGTTGTCGGTGGCGGACCTGCTGGAAATAGTGCTGCTATCTACGCTGCTCGTAAGGGAATCAACACAGGTATGGTCGTTGAGACCTATGGTGGACAAGTTATGGACACAGTAGGAATTGAAAACATGGTTGGTACACCGTATACGGAAGGCCCACGTTTGATGGCCCAAGTGGAAGAACATGTGAACCAATACAACGTAGACATCATGAAAAATCAACGCGCAAAATCAATCCGTAAAAATGAATTGATTGAAGTTGAACTAGAGAACGGCGCTATTCTTAAAGCTAAATCTGCTATTTTATCTGTAGGTGCTGCTTGGAGAAATGTCAATGTTCCTGGTGAGGAAGAATTCCGTACCAAAGGGGTAACTAATTGTCCACACTGTGATGGTCCTTTATTTACAGGAAAAGACGTTGCGGTTATTGGGGGCGGAAATTCTGGAATTGAAGCAGCTATTGATTTAGCTGGTTTAGCAAAACATGTTTACGTTTTAGAATTCTTACCTGAATTAAAAGCCGATCAAGTGTTGCAAGACCGTGTTAATTCTTTAGCCAACGTGACTGTTATCAAAAATGTTGCCACAAAAGAAATTACTGGAACAGATCAAGTGAATGGTATTTCTTATGTGGATCGTGAAACAAACGAAGAACATCACATTGCTTTAGAAGGTGTCTTTGTACAAATTGGATTAGTACCAAATACTGCTTGGTTACGCGAGTCGGATGTGGTATTAAATGAACGTGGTGAAATTGTTGTCGACAACCATGGCATGACAAGCTTAGAAGGTGTTTTTGCTGCAGGTGACTGTACGGATAGCGTTTATAAACAAATTATTATTTCAATGGGTGCTGGAGCAACGGCTGCTTTAGGCGCATTTGATTATTTGATTCGTCAATAAAAAAATGAGTGGAAGATCATGAAGATCTTTCACTCATTTTTGTTTTGAAAAGAAAATAGATAGCTATAATCCAAGAAAACATTGAGAAAATAATGGGATAAATAATTTGTTTGCTGCCTTTAAAGGTTACAGTCAATACGTTTTTCCCAGGTTGTTGTTTGACAGTAATTGTCCCAATTTTGGTTAACAGAATATCTTTATCTGTTAGTTTTTTCCCATTTAAAGAAAGTTCCGTTCGGGCATATTTAACAATGGGAACTTTTACTTTTGCTATTTTTTCACCAGTCCATTCGACATAAAGTTGATGATTTTTAACGTATTTTTTGAAATTAGGATTAAGTGCCAAGATATGTTGTTCATATTGTCGATAATTGTTTTTATGGTTTTGTTGATAAATTGGCAAATAATCAGGTGTTGATTTTTCCACTAATTTTAAAAATGTGGTGAAATCAGAAGAATGCACGGCATTTTTTAGTTCCGTCTTATCTTCAGTACGGACAAATAAATGCTTTTTTCCAGTTTGAATCATCCGTTTTTCCTCATTCCATTCGTGCATAGGGTCTTGTGCTTTTAACATCACTTGTCCAACACTGACAGCTAAGATGGTAGTAAGAATGGCAATACTTAATAAGCTTTTTTGACAGTAACGTTGAAAGGTGTAACAGGCTAATAAAATGAGAAAAATTGTTACTGGTACAAAGAAACGAAATGGAAATTGAATCAAATCAACTACAAGAATGTCTCTGCCTTGTAATTTTTCCCAAGGAACAAGATTGGTTGATAAAATTAAGAAAAAGCACATGGTACCAATACATAGTCGCATGAAGGGTGAATATTTTTTCCATAACAAGACACTAGCAAGCACTTGTCCAACTAATAATACGGCTAAAAAGATTGGTGTGGTTAACCAGTAGCGTCCGTTCCTTGTAATAGCACTGCGATCCATGTGT
This window encodes:
- the ahpF gene encoding alkyl hydroperoxide reductase subunit F; this translates as MALDNEIKGQLAQYLELLESDIVFKASLGDDENSEKVKEFLEEIAEMSPKLSIEAVTLSRTPSFALAQPGQESRVAFAGLPLGHEFTSFILALLQVAGRAPKIDAAIAKRIQAIDKKLHFETYVSLTCHNCPDVVQSLNIMSVLNPNISHTMIEGGMFQDEVEAKKIMAVPTVLLDDVEFASGRMTIEQLVELAAGPTSADEFTDKDVFDVLVVGGGPAGNSAAIYAARKGINTGMVVETYGGQVMDTVGIENMVGTPYTEGPRLMAQVEEHVNQYNVDIMKNQRAKSIRKNELIEVELENGAILKAKSAILSVGAAWRNVNVPGEEEFRTKGVTNCPHCDGPLFTGKDVAVIGGGNSGIEAAIDLAGLAKHVYVLEFLPELKADQVLQDRVNSLANVTVIKNVATKEITGTDQVNGISYVDRETNEEHHIALEGVFVQIGLVPNTAWLRESDVVLNERGEIVVDNHGMTSLEGVFAAGDCTDSVYKQIIISMGAGATAALGAFDYLIRQ